One Thermofilum pendens Hrk 5 DNA segment encodes these proteins:
- a CDS encoding tyrosine--tRNA ligase — protein MDPEKVVEAALREPTEELLTPDRLKSLVENGVPLVHYIGFEISGLVHLGTGLISMQKVADLQSVGVKTKVFLADYHSWINRKLGGDLDVIRRVAGGYFKEALRVSLRIVGGDPDKTEFILGSELYEKLGLDYFTNVLRVSMETTLSRVRRSVTILGRSESEALSFAQLLYVPMQVADIFSMGVNIPHGGMDQRKAHVIAIEVGEKLFGYKPVALHHHLLPGLQLDASDWKKLVEAKNSGDKELFRETLVNIKMSKSKPETALFIHDSEEEIRSKIGRAFCPAGEVEMNPLLEIARYIVFRNRKEPFEVVNKKTGERRAFNTYGELEEAFRERLVHPADLKEALSRELAEILAPARKHFTEGPGRSFLEEIKELRITR, from the coding sequence TTGGATCCAGAGAAGGTTGTTGAAGCCGCTTTGCGGGAGCCAACAGAGGAGTTGCTCACGCCGGACAGGCTGAAGAGCTTGGTCGAAAACGGAGTGCCACTGGTGCACTATATAGGCTTCGAGATCTCCGGGCTCGTCCACCTCGGTACCGGGCTTATCTCCATGCAGAAAGTGGCGGACCTCCAGAGCGTCGGCGTGAAGACTAAGGTGTTCCTGGCGGACTACCACAGCTGGATCAACAGGAAGCTTGGAGGGGACCTCGACGTGATAAGGAGGGTTGCCGGCGGCTACTTCAAGGAGGCCTTGAGGGTTTCGCTGAGGATAGTGGGGGGAGACCCCGACAAAACGGAGTTCATCCTCGGGTCGGAGCTCTACGAGAAGCTTGGACTAGACTACTTCACGAACGTGCTGAGGGTTTCCATGGAGACGACACTGTCGCGCGTCAGGAGGTCTGTAACCATCCTCGGGAGGTCGGAGTCGGAGGCGCTTAGCTTCGCACAGCTACTCTACGTGCCCATGCAGGTGGCGGACATCTTCAGCATGGGCGTCAACATACCGCACGGCGGCATGGATCAGAGGAAAGCCCACGTTATAGCGATCGAGGTCGGAGAAAAGCTGTTCGGGTACAAGCCCGTAGCCCTCCATCACCACCTCCTCCCGGGGCTCCAGCTCGACGCCAGCGACTGGAAGAAGCTCGTAGAGGCGAAGAACTCCGGGGACAAGGAGCTCTTCCGCGAGACCCTCGTGAACATTAAGATGTCGAAGTCGAAGCCCGAGACCGCGCTATTCATACACGACTCCGAGGAGGAAATCAGGAGCAAGATAGGCAGGGCATTCTGCCCCGCGGGCGAGGTCGAGATGAACCCCCTGCTCGAGATAGCTAGGTACATAGTCTTCAGGAACAGGAAGGAGCCCTTCGAGGTTGTAAACAAGAAGACAGGGGAGAGGAGGGCTTTCAACACGTACGGCGAGCTCGAGGAAGCCTTCCGGGAGAGGCTCGTGCACCCGGCGGACCTAAAGGAGGCTTTATCGCGCGAGCTGGCCGAGATACTGGCGCCCGCGAGGAAGCACTTCACCGAGGGGCCCGGCAGGAGCTTCCTGGAGGAGATAAAGGAGCTGAGGATAACGAGGTAG
- a CDS encoding DUF2192 domain-containing protein encodes MEAEVRPTNSLTKPLGFASAGVTEHWGRCLAYLQKRRLQVVTDVLSRLLAGEAATRDEAIGLLRRAYLEAGLEPLRGLSTPRSFYREMSLVYAVGKYGLGLDEELEGLREIFEVEALCDAALGLVRSGAGVEESVFRVFGRLKESDVRSFLNYVLAASLLGYVGFEELLKVLGGLEAYGNVARDYRILVVAYRLADFVGSNKFSRRSEKEAAKLDLARSLGDEKALPSDGLVWRIAVNVYGVDEGVANRVLRMSPSDLARVVLESSTWWYGYVVSPGELEEYLAGLEPEWLQAYLYLEKKLRKAFPASSRLVAAAAVDQAKAEGASPESLTARSVNIENPVSSLLEWGCSGWRFTYMNLAPKGEFELRLEDKHEVIVFDRVRAYEALALGVRRLRERIAEKASGDLDVKVRLGGRLSGMWLRVQAMLLAVKVVGEAYVLTAPPAAQARLREGLLEERRIPVDGGELVARLVERGFNRYVTLELGGRRIATLKLGSDPGKLEEKVEKILSHNLPKGVSEEKRRLLGEEVRSLLKR; translated from the coding sequence GTGGAGGCCGAGGTTCGCCCGACAAATAGTTTAACTAAGCCTTTAGGCTTTGCATCGGCAGGAGTCACGGAGCACTGGGGGAGGTGCTTGGCGTACCTCCAGAAGAGAAGGCTCCAGGTAGTCACCGACGTCCTGAGCAGGTTGCTGGCGGGCGAGGCCGCTACGAGGGACGAAGCCATCGGCTTGCTGCGCAGAGCATACCTAGAGGCGGGCCTGGAGCCGCTGAGGGGGCTTTCCACTCCTCGGAGCTTCTACAGGGAGATGTCGCTGGTGTACGCCGTGGGCAAGTACGGGCTTGGGCTCGACGAGGAGCTCGAAGGATTGCGGGAAATATTCGAGGTGGAGGCTCTCTGCGACGCGGCGCTGGGGCTCGTGAGGAGCGGCGCCGGCGTCGAGGAGTCGGTTTTCAGGGTGTTCGGGCGCCTAAAGGAGTCCGACGTTAGGAGTTTCCTCAACTACGTCTTGGCGGCGAGCCTGCTCGGCTACGTGGGCTTCGAGGAGCTCTTGAAGGTGCTGGGAGGTCTAGAGGCTTACGGCAACGTAGCGCGGGACTACAGGATCCTGGTGGTAGCGTACAGGCTCGCGGACTTCGTGGGCTCCAACAAGTTTTCCAGGAGGTCCGAGAAGGAGGCGGCTAAGCTGGACCTAGCGAGGAGCCTCGGCGACGAGAAGGCTTTGCCGTCGGACGGGCTCGTCTGGAGGATAGCTGTAAACGTCTACGGCGTAGACGAGGGTGTGGCTAACCGCGTCCTCAGGATGAGCCCCAGCGACCTCGCAAGGGTAGTTCTCGAGTCTAGCACGTGGTGGTACGGGTACGTGGTGTCTCCCGGAGAGCTGGAGGAATACCTCGCCGGCCTCGAGCCGGAGTGGCTCCAGGCGTACCTCTACCTCGAAAAGAAGCTCAGGAAGGCTTTCCCGGCTTCCTCGAGGCTAGTCGCGGCGGCAGCCGTAGACCAGGCGAAGGCGGAGGGGGCGAGCCCCGAGTCCCTGACGGCTAGGAGCGTAAACATCGAGAACCCCGTCTCCAGCCTGCTGGAGTGGGGGTGCTCCGGCTGGAGGTTTACCTACATGAACCTGGCTCCCAAGGGGGAGTTCGAGCTGAGGCTTGAGGACAAGCACGAGGTAATAGTCTTCGACCGCGTCCGGGCGTACGAGGCCCTCGCCTTGGGGGTCAGGAGGCTCAGGGAGAGGATAGCGGAGAAAGCTAGCGGGGACCTCGACGTGAAGGTGAGGCTCGGCGGGAGGCTCAGCGGTATGTGGCTCAGGGTCCAGGCCATGCTCCTCGCGGTTAAAGTCGTCGGGGAGGCCTACGTGTTGACCGCGCCGCCCGCAGCCCAGGCGAGGCTCCGGGAGGGCCTCCTGGAGGAGAGGAGGATCCCGGTGGACGGCGGGGAGCTCGTCGCGAGGCTTGTTGAGCGAGGGTTTAACCGGTACGTCACGCTGGAGCTAGGCGGGAGGAGGATCGCGACGCTGAAGCTGGGCTCCGACCCCGGGAAGCTGGAGGAAAAGGTCGAGAAGATACTCTCGCATAACCTCCCGAAGGGCGTGAGCGAGGAGAAAAGGCGGCTACTGGGAGAAGAGGTGAGGAGCCTGCTCAAGCGCTGA
- a CDS encoding cyclase family protein, which translates to MRIVDLTMELKTGAPVFPGYPVPIVHTWTTIKEHGYYSNLLMLVEHTGTHVDSPAHFIEGAPTIDKVPLERFMGRGIVVDASHLPPKAPITREFLEKALEGKGVGNGWVVLIRTGYDAKAGTPDWFNHPGLDEGGARYLADLGVNAVGIDAPSIDQAPFPGHKILLPKGIVIFENLTNLGELLGKTFQFYGPPLRITNGSASPVRAFAVLE; encoded by the coding sequence ATGAGAATAGTTGATCTGACGATGGAGCTTAAAACAGGGGCGCCCGTATTCCCGGGCTACCCCGTCCCCATCGTCCACACGTGGACTACGATAAAGGAGCACGGGTACTACAGCAACCTGTTAATGCTCGTAGAGCACACGGGGACCCACGTAGACTCGCCGGCGCACTTCATCGAGGGAGCACCCACCATAGACAAGGTCCCGCTGGAGAGGTTCATGGGTAGAGGGATCGTCGTAGACGCGAGCCACCTCCCGCCCAAGGCGCCGATAACCCGCGAGTTCCTAGAGAAGGCTCTAGAGGGGAAAGGTGTAGGTAACGGGTGGGTCGTCCTGATAAGAACCGGGTACGACGCCAAGGCGGGGACTCCCGACTGGTTCAACCACCCGGGTCTCGACGAGGGCGGGGCGAGGTACCTGGCAGACCTGGGCGTGAACGCTGTCGGCATAGATGCTCCCAGCATAGACCAGGCCCCGTTCCCCGGGCACAAGATCCTGCTACCGAAGGGCATAGTGATATTCGAGAACCTCACAAACCTCGGAGAGCTCTTAGGGAAGACGTTCCAGTTCTACGGCCCGCCCCTGAGGATAACGAACGGGTCCGCGAGCCCCGTCAGGGCTTTCGCCGTGCTGGAGTAG
- a CDS encoding pyridoxal phosphate-dependent aminotransferase: MPKPTLVFSPLAEQLEPEGAFVYLDLAAEARRKGIDVISFGIGQPDFQPPREALEAIKEALDRGYTRYISPLGIPELREEIARYVGEKYGVDVKPSEVAVTVGAKAALFMTISLLTRPGDEVVVQDPAFPTYECVIRYAGGRPVFVRLAEERGFRLSAEDVERTVEGLHRVRGIVVNSPHNPTGSALEEKDVEALLELARRKGMFVISDEIYEDYVYEGKHASFLQAPDWRDYVVYVSGFSKTWAMTGLRLGYVVAREEVIRALEVFATNMYSCPPAPLQYGALKALQLGTGWFKPLLEEYRRRRDAAFEELSKIPGVSTVKSRGAFYLFPNFKEVLRATGLRSVDELAKRLLFEAGVVLLPGTAFPLRGGDGYMRVSYVLPVEKIREGFGRVREWVEKNAGG, translated from the coding sequence TTGCCTAAACCTACGCTGGTTTTTTCTCCCCTCGCGGAGCAACTAGAGCCTGAGGGCGCCTTCGTATACCTCGACTTGGCAGCCGAGGCTAGGCGTAAAGGTATAGACGTTATCAGCTTCGGGATAGGGCAACCCGACTTCCAGCCCCCTAGAGAAGCACTCGAAGCAATCAAGGAGGCGCTGGACAGGGGCTACACGAGGTACATCTCGCCGCTAGGCATACCGGAGCTCCGCGAGGAGATAGCGCGCTACGTCGGCGAAAAGTACGGAGTGGACGTTAAGCCCAGCGAAGTCGCGGTAACCGTGGGGGCTAAGGCAGCGCTCTTCATGACGATCTCCCTCCTGACGAGGCCTGGAGACGAGGTCGTCGTGCAGGACCCTGCGTTTCCGACGTACGAGTGTGTTATTAGGTACGCGGGCGGCAGGCCTGTCTTCGTGAGGCTCGCGGAGGAGAGAGGGTTCAGGCTCTCGGCGGAGGACGTCGAGAGGACTGTAGAGGGCCTCCACAGGGTGAGGGGTATCGTCGTGAACTCTCCGCATAACCCGACGGGCTCGGCGCTCGAGGAGAAAGACGTGGAGGCTCTACTGGAGCTGGCTAGGAGGAAGGGCATGTTCGTGATTAGCGACGAGATATACGAGGACTACGTGTACGAGGGGAAGCACGCGAGCTTCCTCCAGGCACCGGACTGGCGCGACTACGTCGTGTACGTGAGCGGTTTCTCGAAGACCTGGGCTATGACCGGGCTGAGGCTCGGCTACGTCGTCGCCAGAGAAGAAGTCATACGGGCCCTCGAAGTCTTTGCGACGAACATGTACAGCTGTCCGCCCGCTCCTCTCCAGTACGGGGCGCTCAAGGCGCTCCAGCTGGGTACGGGCTGGTTCAAGCCGCTACTAGAGGAGTACCGTAGGAGGAGGGACGCCGCTTTCGAAGAGCTCAGCAAGATACCCGGCGTTAGCACCGTGAAGTCCAGGGGTGCATTCTACCTCTTCCCGAACTTCAAGGAGGTTCTCCGAGCGACGGGCTTGAGGAGTGTGGACGAGCTTGCGAAGAGGTTACTGTTCGAGGCGGGTGTAGTTCTCTTACCTGGGACTGCCTTCCCCTTGAGGGGCGGTGATGGGTACATGCGTGTCTCGTACGTTTTACCGGTGGAGAAGATTCGTGAGGGGTTCGGTAGGGTTCGCGAATGGGTCGAGAAGAATGCGGGTGGGTAG
- a CDS encoding DUF1097 domain-containing protein, translating to MSVRYKVPIELTVAYLAALSLLVTLPPLGLPVWATFVTWAGYFALGADKKAFKEIYKATPLGGVFGWLAVVGFDYAVKAMPGVHYIIPVMLVEFLDVLVLMYIISVFKFTGAAVFFAFPSYFGTYYGGFYPKTGQLLLDATLALVWQVAANLLGPIFGYLSIRLSLPEKVQEK from the coding sequence ATGTCGGTTAGGTATAAGGTTCCAATAGAGCTTACAGTTGCCTACTTAGCTGCTCTCAGCCTGCTTGTGACTCTCCCACCGCTCGGGCTACCCGTCTGGGCAACGTTCGTTACATGGGCAGGTTACTTCGCGCTAGGCGCAGACAAGAAAGCGTTCAAGGAGATATACAAGGCCACGCCGCTGGGAGGGGTCTTCGGCTGGCTAGCTGTTGTCGGCTTCGACTACGCTGTGAAGGCTATGCCTGGAGTCCACTACATCATCCCGGTAATGCTCGTCGAATTCCTCGACGTACTCGTACTGATGTACATAATATCGGTGTTCAAGTTCACGGGTGCGGCCGTGTTCTTTGCATTCCCCAGCTACTTCGGAACGTACTACGGGGGGTTCTACCCGAAGACAGGGCAACTCCTCTTAGACGCCACGCTTGCACTGGTATGGCAGGTTGCCGCTAACCTGCTGGGCCCCATCTTCGGCTACCTCAGCATCCGGCTATCGCTACCTGAGAAGGTGCAGGAGAAGTGA
- a CDS encoding dihydrodipicolinate synthase family protein has translation MSARFYGVISPFITPFREDLSLDREAVAWLARYQAEKGVHGIFPNSTTGEFVHLSREEAVEVTRLVLEAVGGKVWVIPGISANYTEDSVALGRTFKDLGVDGAVVTPPYFFKVSPERLKVHFSTILEKVDLPIIVYNIPATTGINIPVGLYLELAKEHSNLAGAKATVESFTYFRQLVQVVKAERKDFAVLTGLDDLLLPVLMMGGDGGIMALANAAPQIHREVYDAYRSGDLKRALEAWHKLLRLVRVYDYATSFPTSVKTLLKVMGAPVKPYARTPLTPETREVEEKIAQIARELGLKI, from the coding sequence GTGAGCGCCAGGTTCTACGGAGTGATATCCCCATTCATCACGCCGTTCAGGGAGGACCTCTCGCTGGACAGGGAGGCGGTCGCCTGGCTCGCCAGGTACCAGGCCGAGAAGGGGGTTCACGGGATCTTCCCGAACAGCACTACCGGGGAGTTCGTGCACCTATCGAGGGAGGAGGCCGTCGAGGTAACGAGGCTGGTCCTGGAGGCTGTCGGCGGCAAGGTCTGGGTTATCCCGGGTATCAGCGCTAACTACACTGAGGACTCCGTCGCTCTCGGGAGAACCTTCAAGGACTTGGGGGTCGACGGCGCCGTGGTTACTCCTCCCTACTTCTTCAAGGTGTCCCCGGAGAGGCTGAAGGTCCACTTCTCGACTATCCTCGAAAAGGTAGACCTCCCGATAATAGTGTACAACATACCGGCGACTACGGGGATCAACATACCGGTGGGGCTCTACCTGGAGCTCGCGAAGGAGCACAGCAACCTGGCGGGCGCCAAGGCTACCGTCGAGAGCTTCACCTACTTCCGCCAGCTGGTACAGGTAGTGAAGGCTGAGAGGAAGGACTTCGCCGTGCTGACAGGGCTCGACGACCTCCTGCTACCGGTGCTGATGATGGGAGGCGACGGCGGGATAATGGCGCTCGCAAACGCCGCCCCGCAGATACACCGCGAGGTCTACGACGCGTACAGATCCGGGGACCTGAAAAGGGCGTTGGAGGCTTGGCACAAGCTCTTGAGGCTCGTACGCGTCTACGACTACGCCACCTCCTTCCCGACCTCCGTGAAGACTTTGCTGAAAGTCATGGGTGCCCCGGTAAAGCCGTACGCTAGGACGCCTCTCACCCCGGAGACGCGGGAAGTGGAGGAAAAGATAGCGCAGATAGCTAGGGAGCTGGGCCTCAAAATATAA
- a CDS encoding AIR synthase family protein: MPFRRLGKLTYGELEELLSRLRRQDASVLLGPAIGEDAALIDLGDKVLVVHADPITGAVSNIGWLSVHVSANDVATRGVQPRWLVTVVLLPEGAGQDVLWDIAGQLRKAADEIGATIVGGHTEFTPGLDRPILVTTAMGVGGKGEVLATSRARPGDALILTKGAGIEGTAILATELYDELSRKVDREVLERAKSFIYEVSVVKDALTAVRAGGVHAMHDPTEGGVLGGLQEMAIAANAGLVVEEEKIPVREETKAVCRALGVDPLRLISSGSLLIAVEGSRARDVVDALSREGIPAAVIGRLTEGSERILVKRGGEIVDLNEPVVDELWRILGER; this comes from the coding sequence ATGCCGTTTCGTAGGCTCGGGAAGCTGACATACGGGGAGCTCGAGGAGCTCCTCTCGAGGCTTAGGAGGCAGGACGCCAGCGTGCTCCTGGGGCCGGCTATAGGCGAGGATGCTGCTCTGATAGACCTCGGGGACAAGGTTCTCGTCGTGCACGCGGACCCGATCACCGGGGCTGTGAGCAACATAGGGTGGCTCTCGGTCCACGTGTCTGCGAACGACGTAGCTACACGGGGGGTCCAGCCCAGGTGGCTTGTCACGGTGGTTCTGCTACCGGAGGGCGCCGGGCAGGATGTCCTATGGGACATAGCCGGCCAGCTGAGGAAGGCTGCCGACGAGATAGGGGCGACGATAGTGGGAGGGCACACCGAGTTTACGCCGGGGCTGGACAGGCCGATACTGGTCACCACGGCTATGGGGGTGGGCGGGAAGGGCGAGGTTCTCGCGACTTCGCGTGCAAGGCCGGGCGACGCCTTGATACTGACCAAGGGGGCGGGGATAGAGGGTACCGCGATACTCGCGACGGAGCTCTACGACGAGCTCTCCAGGAAGGTAGATAGGGAAGTGCTGGAGAGGGCTAAGTCCTTCATCTACGAGGTAAGCGTGGTCAAGGACGCCTTAACTGCGGTGAGGGCTGGGGGTGTCCACGCGATGCACGACCCCACGGAGGGCGGCGTCCTCGGCGGCCTCCAGGAGATGGCTATCGCGGCTAACGCCGGCCTCGTCGTCGAGGAGGAAAAGATACCCGTAAGGGAGGAGACGAAGGCTGTGTGCCGCGCGCTGGGGGTAGACCCACTGAGGCTGATAAGCTCTGGATCCCTGCTGATAGCCGTCGAGGGCTCCAGGGCCAGGGACGTCGTGGATGCTCTCTCCAGGGAAGGCATACCCGCGGCGGTCATAGGGAGGCTTACCGAGGGTAGCGAGAGGATCCTCGTAAAGAGGGGCGGCGAAATCGTAGACCTAAACGAGCCCGTAGTCGACGAGCTCTGGAGAATACTCGGGGAGAGGTAA
- a CDS encoding ECF transporter S component — translation MAKASKSKLVATVGVFAALTTVATVIVQIPVPETKGYINLGDAVVLLSGIVLGPAAGALAGGIGSALADVLSGYAHWAPFTLVIKGVEGFLAGLLSRTGKTALRTLGVLLAAFEMILGYFLVETLLYGVGAALAELPGNVFQAVFGALVALLAGEQLRRRIGVADAVS, via the coding sequence GTGGCGAAGGCTAGCAAGTCCAAGCTGGTAGCAACGGTCGGGGTTTTCGCGGCACTCACGACCGTAGCTACGGTGATAGTGCAGATACCCGTCCCGGAGACCAAGGGCTATATCAACCTGGGCGACGCCGTCGTCCTGCTATCGGGCATCGTCCTCGGCCCGGCGGCCGGGGCGCTGGCGGGCGGAATCGGCTCAGCGCTGGCAGACGTTCTCTCCGGCTACGCCCACTGGGCCCCCTTCACCCTGGTGATCAAGGGGGTTGAAGGGTTTCTCGCGGGGCTCCTCTCGAGGACCGGGAAGACGGCTTTGAGGACGTTGGGTGTCTTGCTGGCCGCGTTCGAGATGATTCTCGGGTACTTCCTCGTAGAGACACTCCTCTACGGCGTCGGCGCGGCTCTAGCCGAGCTTCCGGGGAACGTCTTCCAGGCGGTGTTCGGCGCGCTGGTAGCGCTACTCGCGGGGGAGCAGTTGAGGAGGCGCATCGGGGTCGCGGATGCCGTTTCGTAG
- a CDS encoding magnesium-dependent phosphatase-1 — protein MGIKALVVDLDGTLWSHRDISRTRPPFRRVSDGVVVDSTGQEVRLNPCVEEALRAAREAGLRLAVASWNDPEPAVEALKALGVYGYFDLLVIEPHPGKDRMLEKILRELRLSPGEVVFVDDTEYMVELVREAHPGILSLRMGVDVRDFCELLRKLNIFTTQGFRSRGEG, from the coding sequence GTGGGCATCAAGGCGCTCGTGGTAGACCTGGACGGCACCCTCTGGTCCCACAGGGATATCTCGCGCACGCGCCCGCCGTTCAGGAGGGTCTCCGACGGCGTAGTCGTAGACTCCACCGGGCAGGAGGTCAGGCTGAACCCCTGCGTCGAGGAGGCGCTGAGAGCCGCTAGGGAGGCAGGCTTAAGGCTGGCAGTGGCGAGCTGGAACGACCCGGAACCCGCCGTCGAGGCTCTGAAGGCACTCGGGGTCTACGGGTACTTCGACCTCCTAGTGATCGAGCCTCACCCCGGGAAGGACAGGATGCTCGAGAAGATACTCCGAGAGCTACGCCTGTCGCCCGGGGAAGTAGTCTTCGTCGACGACACCGAGTACATGGTCGAGCTCGTGCGGGAGGCGCACCCCGGGATACTCTCCCTGAGGATGGGGGTGGACGTGAGGGATTTCTGCGAGCTTCTACGCAAGTTAAATATTTTTACGACGCAGGGGTTTAGGAGCCGTGGCGAAGGCTAG
- a CDS encoding aldo/keto reductase, which translates to MEYTVLGKTGEKVSRIGLGAWEFSEAWGLTDYEKAKSVVKRALELGINFFDTAMVYGNGFSEKTLGSALRELGAKRDEIIVSTKIPGEFLNPLDIPRAVEHSVKLLGLGYVDVLLAHWPPCWHNYPTKVYARAMEQLVNVGLVRYLGLSNFPVELVESFRSSLARADVEVFQHRYNLVERWAEAEVIPYAEKHRITVQAWSPIAKGALTGKYTPDNLPQFADVRAREPVFHPENFEKVWRVVQLLKSTGEKYGKTPVQVALNWLITSSPAVVPIPGAKSPAQVEELAGAAGWRLKPEDWAALEEASRGLTISYSVYYVKSGK; encoded by the coding sequence GTGGAGTACACGGTTCTAGGTAAAACAGGTGAAAAGGTTTCTAGGATAGGCCTGGGAGCGTGGGAGTTCAGCGAGGCATGGGGGCTCACCGACTACGAGAAGGCTAAGAGCGTCGTGAAGAGAGCCTTGGAGCTCGGGATAAACTTCTTCGACACGGCGATGGTCTACGGCAATGGGTTCAGCGAGAAGACGCTCGGCTCCGCCCTCCGCGAGCTCGGCGCGAAGCGCGACGAGATAATCGTGTCAACAAAGATCCCGGGAGAGTTCCTCAACCCGCTAGACATACCCAGGGCGGTCGAGCACAGCGTGAAGCTCCTGGGGCTAGGCTACGTCGACGTGCTACTCGCGCACTGGCCACCCTGCTGGCACAACTACCCCACCAAGGTCTACGCCAGGGCGATGGAGCAACTGGTAAACGTCGGGCTTGTACGCTACCTGGGGTTGAGCAACTTCCCCGTAGAGCTCGTGGAGAGCTTCCGGAGCAGCCTGGCGAGGGCAGACGTAGAGGTGTTCCAGCACCGCTACAACCTCGTGGAGAGGTGGGCCGAAGCTGAGGTGATACCGTACGCGGAGAAGCACAGGATAACTGTGCAGGCGTGGAGCCCCATAGCCAAGGGGGCCCTCACCGGCAAGTACACGCCTGACAACCTGCCGCAGTTCGCCGACGTGAGGGCCAGGGAGCCTGTCTTCCACCCGGAGAACTTCGAGAAGGTTTGGCGCGTCGTACAGCTCCTGAAGTCTACCGGGGAGAAGTACGGGAAAACCCCCGTACAGGTAGCCCTCAACTGGCTCATAACCTCAAGCCCGGCGGTCGTGCCGATACCCGGCGCGAAGAGCCCCGCCCAGGTAGAGGAGCTCGCGGGAGCGGCTGGGTGGAGGCTTAAGCCCGAGGACTGGGCGGCGCTGGAAGAGGCTAGCCGCGGGCTAACGATCTCCTACTCCGTGTACTACGTGAAGAGCGGCAAGTAA